In one Trichlorobacter lovleyi SZ genomic region, the following are encoded:
- a CDS encoding ATP-binding protein has translation MFNLKPEVVARLERVLSSVEMLLPRAIAPVDWSSCYAANWRRHSFSGYLEAVRVTDTTTLEELLGVDEQKEVMLHNTRQFLMGLPANNALLWGSRGTGKSSLVKALMNKFAPEGLRVIQIEKEDLIYLSEIFSAVENEPYRFILLCDDLTFEVGELSYKMLKSALDGSVYSPPENVLIYVTSNRRHLLPEYESDHLGGKFVRGELQQSEAMEEKVSLSDRFGLWVAFYAFSQDRYIDAVRLSISREARDRKVEIPWTKELEREAIQWSQEKSKRCGRTAYQFSKNYVGRFLLPA, from the coding sequence ATGTTTAACCTGAAACCTGAAGTCGTTGCCCGCCTTGAGCGGGTCTTAAGTTCGGTCGAGATGCTGCTGCCCCGTGCCATTGCCCCGGTTGACTGGTCAAGCTGCTATGCTGCCAACTGGCGCCGCCACTCTTTTTCCGGCTATCTGGAGGCGGTGCGGGTGACTGACACCACCACTCTGGAAGAGCTGTTGGGGGTTGATGAGCAGAAGGAGGTCATGCTGCACAACACCCGCCAGTTCTTGATGGGGCTGCCTGCCAACAACGCCCTGCTCTGGGGTTCACGAGGCACCGGCAAGTCGTCGTTGGTCAAGGCCCTGATGAACAAATTTGCCCCGGAAGGGCTGCGGGTGATCCAGATTGAGAAGGAAGACCTGATCTACCTGTCCGAGATCTTCAGCGCCGTCGAGAATGAGCCCTACCGCTTCATCCTGCTCTGTGACGACCTGACCTTTGAGGTGGGGGAGCTGAGCTACAAGATGCTCAAGAGTGCCCTGGACGGTTCGGTTTACTCGCCACCGGAGAACGTGCTGATCTACGTCACCTCCAACCGGCGCCACCTGCTGCCTGAGTACGAGTCAGACCACCTGGGGGGTAAGTTTGTACGGGGCGAGCTGCAGCAGAGTGAGGCAATGGAGGAAAAGGTCTCCCTGTCGGACCGCTTCGGCCTCTGGGTCGCCTTCTACGCCTTTTCCCAGGACCGCTACATCGATGCCGTCCGGCTCAGCATCAGCCGCGAGGCCCGTGACCGCAAGGTTGAGATCCCCTGGACCAAGGAACTGGAACGCGAAGCGATCCAGTGGTCACAGGAAAAAAGCAAGCGCTGCGGCCGGACCGCCTACCAGTTCTCAAAGAACTATGTCGGCAGATTCCTGCTGCCGGCCTAA
- the cysE gene encoding serine O-acetyltransferase translates to MFSQIRDDINSVFDRDPAARSSLEVLFCYPGLHAVWLHRIAHWLWRRELFFLGRFVSQFSRFVTGIEIHPGARIGKRFFIDHGMGVVIGETAEIGDDVTIYHGVTLGGVTWDKVKRHPTLEDRVVIGSGAKILGPFTVGRGAKIGSNSVVVKEVPPNATVVGIPGKIVLAPETAKEGRPDLEHGKMPDPSATAIACLFDQLKGLEQKYDSLQKDHEALKKQLVDATPKSCDNP, encoded by the coding sequence ATGTTCAGCCAGATCCGCGATGATATCAACTCGGTCTTTGACCGTGATCCGGCCGCGCGCAGTTCCCTTGAAGTGCTGTTCTGCTACCCCGGCCTGCACGCGGTCTGGCTGCACCGGATTGCCCACTGGCTCTGGCGGCGGGAACTGTTTTTTCTGGGGCGCTTTGTCTCCCAGTTCTCCCGCTTTGTGACCGGGATTGAGATCCACCCCGGCGCCAGGATCGGCAAACGGTTCTTTATCGACCACGGTATGGGGGTGGTGATCGGCGAGACTGCCGAGATCGGCGATGACGTCACTATCTATCATGGGGTTACGCTGGGTGGAGTTACCTGGGATAAGGTCAAGCGTCACCCGACCCTGGAAGACAGGGTGGTGATCGGCTCCGGTGCCAAGATACTGGGGCCGTTTACCGTGGGACGGGGTGCCAAGATCGGTTCCAACTCGGTGGTGGTCAAAGAGGTCCCCCCCAATGCCACGGTGGTGGGAATACCCGGCAAGATCGTGCTGGCACCTGAAACGGCAAAGGAAGGACGACCTGATCTTGAACATGGCAAAATGCCTGATCCATCAGCTACAGCTATTGCCTGTCTGTTTGATCAGTTAAAAGGGCTGGAGCAAAAGTATGACAGCCTGCAGAAAGATCATGAAGCGCTGAAAAAACAGCTGGTTGACGCGACCCCAAAATCATGCGATAACCCCTGA
- a CDS encoding fumarate hydratase yields the protein MSNKPFVYQEPFPLGKDETSYYKIEGSEKYVSVAEFDGKPVVKVDPEALTVLANQAMKDLSFLLRPSHNEQVAKILADPEASMNDKGVALAFLRNAMVAANFELPLCQDTGTATIVAKKGQQIWTGGNDEEYLSKGVYKTYTEENLRYSQTVALNMYDEVNTGTNLPAQIDIMATSGDYYKFLFMAKGGGSANKTMLYQETKALLTPEKLEKFLIEKMKYLGTAACPPYHIAFVIGGTSADACMKTVKLATARDIDALPTEGNAHGQAFRDVELEAKLLTAAQKLGIGAQFGGKYFAHDVRVIRLPRHGASCPVGMAVSCSADRNLKAKITKDGLFIEQLDRDPGRLLPEQYRMAKHEHGHKVDLSKPIAETLKELSGLKVGDALLLNGTIVVGRDIAHAKFKEILDSGKPLPEYLTKYPIYYAGPAKTPAGKPSGSFGPTTAGRMDSYVDLLQSKGGSMIMIAKGNRSQQVTDACQKYGGFYLGSIGGPAAILAEENIKKVECIDFPELGMEAVWKIEVENFPAFILVDDKGNDFFKQLGL from the coding sequence ATGTCTAACAAGCCGTTCGTGTACCAGGAGCCGTTCCCCCTTGGCAAGGATGAGACCAGCTATTACAAGATTGAGGGTTCGGAGAAGTATGTCTCCGTGGCAGAGTTTGACGGCAAGCCGGTGGTCAAGGTCGATCCCGAGGCGCTGACCGTGCTGGCCAATCAGGCCATGAAGGACCTCTCCTTCCTGCTGCGTCCCAGCCACAACGAGCAGGTTGCCAAGATCCTGGCTGATCCCGAGGCATCCATGAACGACAAGGGCGTGGCCCTGGCCTTCCTGCGGAACGCCATGGTAGCAGCCAACTTTGAGCTGCCGCTCTGCCAGGACACCGGCACCGCCACCATCGTGGCCAAGAAGGGCCAGCAGATCTGGACCGGCGGCAACGATGAAGAATATCTCTCCAAAGGGGTCTACAAGACCTACACCGAAGAGAACCTGCGTTACTCCCAGACCGTGGCCCTGAACATGTACGATGAGGTCAACACCGGCACCAACCTGCCGGCCCAGATCGACATCATGGCCACCAGCGGCGACTACTACAAGTTCCTGTTCATGGCCAAGGGTGGCGGCTCCGCCAACAAGACCATGCTCTATCAGGAGACCAAGGCACTGCTGACCCCCGAGAAGCTGGAGAAGTTCCTGATCGAGAAGATGAAATACCTGGGCACCGCTGCCTGCCCTCCCTACCACATCGCCTTCGTAATCGGCGGCACCTCGGCCGATGCCTGCATGAAGACCGTCAAGCTGGCCACTGCCCGCGACATCGACGCACTGCCCACCGAAGGCAACGCCCACGGTCAGGCCTTCCGTGACGTTGAGCTGGAGGCCAAGCTGCTGACCGCAGCCCAGAAGCTGGGGATCGGTGCCCAGTTCGGCGGCAAGTACTTTGCCCATGATGTGCGCGTCATCCGCCTGCCCCGCCACGGCGCCTCCTGCCCGGTTGGCATGGCGGTTTCCTGCTCGGCAGACCGTAACCTCAAGGCCAAGATCACCAAGGACGGCCTCTTTATCGAACAGCTTGACCGCGATCCGGGCCGCCTGTTGCCAGAGCAGTACCGCATGGCCAAACATGAGCATGGCCACAAGGTTGACCTCTCCAAGCCGATCGCCGAGACCCTCAAAGAGCTGTCCGGCCTCAAGGTGGGTGATGCCCTGCTGCTGAACGGCACCATCGTGGTGGGCCGCGATATCGCCCATGCAAAGTTCAAAGAGATCCTTGACTCCGGTAAGCCGCTGCCCGAGTACCTGACCAAGTACCCGATCTACTACGCTGGCCCGGCCAAGACCCCTGCCGGCAAGCCATCCGGCTCGTTCGGCCCCACCACCGCCGGCCGGATGGACTCCTACGTGGATCTGCTGCAGAGCAAGGGCGGCTCCATGATCATGATCGCCAAGGGCAACCGTTCGCAACAGGTGACGGATGCCTGCCAGAAGTACGGCGGTTTCTACCTGGGCTCCATTGGCGGCCCGGCTGCCATCCTGGCAGAAGAGAACATCAAGAAGGTTGAGTGCATTGACTTCCCTGAACTGGGTATGGAAGCCGTCTGGAAGATCGAAGTCGAGAATTTCCCGGCCTTTATCCTGGTGGATGACAAGGGCAACGACTTCTTCAAACAGCTGGGTCTGTAA
- a CDS encoding ABC-F family ATP-binding cassette domain-containing protein, with amino-acid sequence MIHLSNITKQHGSQVLFRDASFQILPGSRTGLVGPNGAGKTTIFRIITGEEEPDSGDMTCAKRTTIGYFSQDVGDMSGRSALEEVMAGSAETMRLAGELKQMEAAMCEPQSDDEMAALLERYGVAQEEFEHRGGYDLDTRAQTVLTGLGIGPDRFNHPVESFSGGWKMRIALAKILTLKPDVLLLDEPTNHLDVESIVWLEEWLADTFDGALLMTSHDRDFMNRIVTRIVEVANKTVTTYGGNYDFYEKEREIRHEQLLASHKRQQEMLAKEEEFIARFAARASHAAQVQSRVKKIEKIERIEIPAEERVVRFEFSEPPRSGDDVVVMNALAKQWPLPDGGVKPVFSGVSGIIKRQSKIAVVGVNGAGKSTFLKVLAGQTEPSSGTVSLGANVELGYFSQHAMEVLDPKKSIFETVQDALPLANRGVIMNLLGAFLFSGDAVDKKIENLSGGEKSRVVLATLLARPINFLVLDEPTNHLDIRSREMLLNALQNFTGTVMLVSHDRHFLRCLVDRVIEVDHGEMRTYEGNYEYYLEKSHHFAHH; translated from the coding sequence ATGATTCACCTTTCCAACATCACCAAACAGCATGGCTCGCAGGTCCTGTTCCGCGACGCCTCGTTCCAGATCCTGCCCGGTTCCCGCACCGGCCTGGTGGGCCCCAACGGTGCCGGCAAGACCACCATCTTTCGGATCATCACCGGTGAGGAAGAGCCGGACAGCGGCGACATGACCTGTGCCAAGCGGACCACCATCGGCTACTTCTCTCAGGATGTGGGGGATATGTCCGGCAGGTCTGCCCTGGAAGAGGTGATGGCTGGGTCAGCCGAGACCATGCGTCTGGCTGGTGAGCTGAAGCAGATGGAGGCCGCCATGTGCGAGCCCCAGTCCGATGACGAGATGGCAGCACTTTTGGAACGCTACGGCGTGGCCCAGGAGGAGTTCGAGCACCGCGGCGGCTATGACCTGGACACCCGTGCCCAGACCGTGCTGACCGGCCTGGGGATCGGACCGGATCGCTTTAATCATCCGGTGGAGTCGTTCTCCGGCGGATGGAAGATGCGGATCGCCCTGGCCAAGATCCTGACCTTGAAGCCGGATGTGCTGCTGTTGGACGAGCCGACCAACCATCTGGATGTGGAGTCGATTGTCTGGCTGGAGGAGTGGTTGGCCGACACCTTTGACGGTGCCCTGCTGATGACCAGCCACGACCGGGACTTCATGAACCGGATTGTGACCCGTATCGTCGAAGTGGCCAACAAGACGGTCACCACCTACGGCGGCAATTATGATTTCTACGAGAAAGAACGTGAGATCAGGCATGAACAGCTGCTGGCCAGTCACAAGCGCCAACAAGAGATGCTGGCCAAGGAAGAGGAGTTCATTGCCCGCTTTGCAGCCCGGGCTTCCCATGCCGCCCAGGTCCAGTCACGGGTCAAGAAGATTGAAAAGATCGAGCGGATTGAGATCCCGGCTGAAGAGCGGGTGGTGCGCTTTGAGTTCAGCGAACCGCCCCGCAGCGGCGATGACGTGGTGGTGATGAATGCCCTGGCCAAGCAGTGGCCGCTGCCTGATGGCGGCGTCAAGCCGGTGTTCTCCGGGGTCAGCGGGATCATCAAACGTCAGAGCAAGATTGCGGTGGTAGGGGTCAACGGTGCCGGTAAATCCACCTTCCTGAAGGTGCTGGCCGGGCAGACCGAGCCCAGCAGCGGCACGGTCAGTCTGGGGGCCAATGTGGAGCTGGGTTATTTCAGCCAGCATGCCATGGAGGTTCTTGATCCGAAAAAGAGCATCTTTGAGACGGTGCAGGATGCGCTCCCGCTGGCCAATCGCGGGGTAATCATGAACCTGCTGGGGGCCTTCCTGTTCTCCGGCGATGCCGTTGATAAAAAGATCGAAAACCTCTCCGGTGGTGAGAAAAGCCGGGTCGTGCTGGCAACCCTGCTGGCCAGGCCGATCAACTTTCTGGTGCTGGACGAGCCGACCAACCACCTGGACATCCGCTCACGGGAGATGCTGCTGAATGCCCTGCAGAACTTCACCGGCACCGTGATGCTGGTCAGCCACGACCGCCACTTCCTGCGCTGCCTGGTGGATCGGGTGATTGAGGTGGATCATGGTGAGATGCGGACCTATGAGGGCAACTACGAATACTACCTGGAGAAGTCACACCACTTTGCCCATCATTAA
- a CDS encoding YhdP family protein, with protein MLSIPRARFLKLLILLLLLFGSLSLGLSILLPRLLDLNSYKTQLTELLQQQLKRQVRLGNSQFSWVLGPEFTFSDLYIQERNSSLEFLSARRISFRLALLPLLNKKIELREIIIDDARATVSRDAQGVMNIDDLLQPAPDAYDLRARGLRIRNGTLFWRDQASAEICTRLTVSGINLSIDKLIRGRKSSYKLAATLEGSSPGSINTAGTIRLPKTGNLLQQTDIDAKLDLTQVEYWRFWPYIDDYVPFPSPGGTASLNLAVKGRWQNLKANGTLLLRNPKVVWPTVFHAVVAPKQLQLAVDLKWTPSLLDMPSVQLSLDGFAIKGAVRLGDLQGKDPSISVKATSEPFDYLRVKNYIPFGIIADDAAGFIEHKIRGGIFKLTTGTLNGRFSQLARFGIGDNANTLYISGTADQASIQYGEKSPTFRQIKGTLEMKGRNFNLIGMSGSFGGSPFTMEGSITEYATEGVPSFYPFSMTVSPRPAEVAWLAEIAGADALRFNGNATTLRLRGEGPTSAYRLSGEWLLTTAAYEYPAVVKKPANLSNSLTFSALLGRDATRFTSISYQLPPLKLSGSGLLRYSGTVPYLAFDLETNQFQLDNHLPILTDWQAYQLRGGVQAHLLGEGDPRSIGSMLFSGMVKLSGFSLKPHQKIAPVSAINTQINFKGNSLETSHMAIRYGSTPLNIKGRIASLKNPEAELIISSPDLNPADFGLAQAEKPPRIQQFSTSLGLRDGLLTIRNVSGKLPRTIFSASGTVRTEGTPDINLRIAATHLDLEELLPLVAPSRTTDAGKKQQPPAPFRLQASVTAETGTFRGTSFNKLSASLKNEEGILKLQKLTTGILGGKLALNGQLARTAGQAPKWDLSLLLEQAKAGELLQLLNIGKEIRGLTTVKGRLSASGDHLDEIKKTANGAITLKVERGALKRFNTLSKVISILNVSQLLSFSLPDMARDGMPFNQITASIGIKNGILTTQDFFIDSNVMHVTTVGTIDIVKETLDMLIGVQPLQTVDRIVSRIPVVGWILSGGDGSLVTTYFEAKGSWENPEVTAIPVKTMAKGTLDIFRRVFELPVRLFTDSGEVILGNQKERPKAGEAPTQ; from the coding sequence ATGCTGAGCATCCCACGCGCACGGTTTCTTAAGCTGCTTATCCTGCTGCTGCTGCTGTTCGGCTCCCTCTCGCTGGGGCTTTCGATCCTGCTGCCCCGCCTGCTTGACCTGAACAGCTATAAAACCCAATTGACCGAGCTGCTGCAGCAACAACTGAAGCGTCAGGTCCGGTTGGGAAACAGCCAGTTTTCCTGGGTACTTGGCCCTGAATTCACCTTCAGCGACCTGTACATCCAGGAACGCAACAGCTCTCTTGAATTTCTCTCCGCCCGCCGGATCTCCTTTCGTCTTGCCCTGTTACCGCTCCTGAACAAGAAGATTGAACTGCGCGAGATCATCATCGACGATGCCCGGGCCACTGTCAGCCGGGACGCGCAGGGCGTCATGAATATCGATGACCTGCTACAACCGGCCCCTGACGCCTATGACCTGCGGGCCAGGGGGTTGCGTATCCGCAACGGCACCCTGTTCTGGCGGGATCAGGCAAGCGCTGAAATCTGCACCAGACTGACAGTCTCAGGCATTAACCTGAGTATTGACAAGCTGATCCGAGGCAGGAAAAGCTCTTACAAACTTGCCGCCACGCTGGAAGGCAGCAGTCCCGGCTCCATCAACACAGCCGGCACGATCAGACTGCCCAAAACCGGCAATCTGCTGCAGCAGACGGATATTGATGCAAAACTTGACCTTACCCAGGTTGAGTACTGGCGTTTCTGGCCCTATATTGACGACTATGTGCCGTTTCCCTCCCCCGGTGGCACCGCTTCCCTGAATCTTGCCGTAAAAGGACGCTGGCAGAACCTGAAGGCCAACGGTACCCTGCTGCTGCGCAATCCCAAAGTGGTCTGGCCCACGGTATTCCATGCCGTGGTAGCCCCGAAGCAACTGCAGCTGGCCGTTGACCTCAAGTGGACCCCCAGCCTGCTGGATATGCCATCCGTGCAACTCAGCCTGGACGGTTTTGCCATCAAAGGTGCTGTCCGCCTGGGAGATCTGCAGGGTAAAGACCCATCCATCAGCGTCAAGGCCACGTCCGAGCCGTTTGATTACCTCCGTGTCAAAAACTACATCCCGTTCGGAATCATTGCCGATGATGCAGCCGGATTCATCGAACACAAGATCAGAGGCGGCATCTTCAAACTGACCACCGGCACCCTCAATGGCCGATTCTCGCAGCTGGCCCGCTTCGGTATCGGCGACAATGCCAACACCCTGTATATCAGCGGCACTGCGGATCAGGCCAGCATCCAGTACGGCGAGAAAAGCCCCACCTTCCGCCAGATCAAGGGCACTCTGGAGATGAAGGGGCGCAATTTCAACCTGATCGGTATGAGCGGCAGCTTCGGGGGTTCCCCCTTTACCATGGAGGGGAGTATCACCGAGTATGCCACTGAAGGAGTCCCCTCCTTCTATCCCTTCAGCATGACTGTCTCCCCCCGTCCGGCAGAAGTAGCCTGGCTTGCCGAGATTGCCGGAGCAGACGCGCTTCGTTTCAACGGCAACGCAACGACACTCAGGTTGCGGGGAGAAGGGCCGACCTCGGCCTATCGGCTCTCGGGTGAATGGCTCCTGACGACGGCTGCCTATGAATACCCGGCGGTTGTCAAAAAGCCGGCCAATCTGTCCAACAGCCTGACCTTCAGTGCGCTGCTGGGCAGGGATGCCACCAGATTCACCTCCATTTCGTACCAGCTGCCACCACTCAAGCTTTCCGGCAGTGGCCTGCTGCGCTATAGCGGCACGGTTCCGTACCTGGCCTTCGATCTGGAAACCAACCAGTTCCAGCTGGACAACCATCTGCCGATCCTGACCGACTGGCAGGCCTACCAGTTGCGGGGAGGCGTACAGGCTCACCTGCTTGGCGAGGGCGATCCCCGCAGCATAGGCAGCATGCTGTTTTCAGGCATGGTCAAATTAAGCGGGTTCTCACTCAAACCCCATCAGAAGATTGCCCCGGTCAGCGCCATCAACACCCAGATCAACTTCAAAGGCAACTCCCTTGAAACTTCACATATGGCGATCCGCTACGGCAGTACGCCGCTTAACATCAAGGGCCGGATCGCGAGCCTGAAAAACCCGGAGGCAGAGCTGATTATCAGCTCACCCGACCTGAACCCGGCTGATTTCGGCCTCGCTCAGGCCGAAAAGCCGCCCCGGATACAGCAGTTCAGCACCAGTCTCGGCCTACGCGACGGCCTGCTGACAATCCGCAACGTCTCCGGCAAGCTGCCCAGGACCATCTTCAGCGCCTCCGGCACGGTCCGCACCGAAGGCACCCCGGATATCAACCTGCGAATAGCGGCGACCCACCTTGACCTGGAGGAACTGCTGCCCCTTGTGGCCCCTTCACGTACGACAGACGCCGGAAAGAAACAACAGCCGCCAGCCCCGTTCAGGCTTCAGGCCTCTGTGACTGCCGAAACCGGCACCTTCCGCGGCACCAGCTTCAATAAACTCTCGGCATCCCTGAAAAACGAAGAGGGCATACTGAAGCTGCAGAAACTGACTACCGGTATCCTCGGCGGCAAGCTTGCGTTGAACGGACAACTGGCCCGGACTGCGGGCCAGGCGCCCAAGTGGGATCTGTCTCTCCTGCTTGAACAGGCCAAGGCCGGAGAGCTATTGCAACTACTCAATATCGGAAAGGAAATACGGGGGTTGACCACCGTAAAAGGTCGGCTGAGCGCCAGCGGCGACCATCTTGACGAGATCAAGAAAACAGCCAATGGCGCCATTACCCTCAAAGTGGAGCGGGGCGCCCTGAAACGCTTCAACACCCTCTCCAAGGTCATATCAATCCTGAATGTCTCGCAACTGCTCAGTTTCAGTCTGCCGGACATGGCCCGCGACGGCATGCCGTTCAACCAGATCACCGCCAGTATCGGCATCAAGAACGGCATCCTGACCACCCAGGACTTTTTCATCGACAGCAACGTCATGCATGTCACCACGGTCGGCACGATTGATATTGTAAAAGAGACGCTGGATATGCTGATCGGGGTCCAGCCGCTGCAGACGGTAGACCGGATCGTCAGCCGGATTCCGGTGGTGGGCTGGATCCTGAGCGGCGGCGACGGCAGTCTGGTCACCACCTACTTTGAAGCCAAGGGCAGCTGGGAAAACCCTGAAGTTACGGCCATTCCGGTCAAGACCATGGCAAAGGGTACACTGGATATATTCAGACGGGTCTTTGAACTGCCGGTTCGACTCTTCACCGACAGCGGTGAGGTTATTCTGGGTAATCAGAAGGAACGGCCCAAGGCCGGAGAAGCACCAACTCAGTAG
- the lpxC gene encoding UDP-3-O-acyl-N-acetylglucosamine deacetylase, with protein MIKRQTTINRIFKLSGIGLHSGHPVNLEFLPRREQGIVFVLNGVQIPARYDQVADTRLSTLIARDGAAVSTIEHLMAAFYYAGVTNCLVYIDGPEVPILDGSAWEFYQGMWKAGVYEFPEEQVYLKVVKPVEATHGDAWVRIKPLNTLDITMTIEFRQPVGLQRRRVSDVENAFSILNSRTFTMQEEIEAIKKMGLAKGGSLDNAVVVGEDDVLNPQGLRYRKELVNHKILDLIGDLYTSGYRILGKVEAHKTGHHLNNLLLKQLFSDPANYQIY; from the coding sequence ATGATCAAGCGCCAGACCACCATCAACCGTATCTTCAAGCTGTCCGGCATCGGCCTGCATTCCGGTCATCCGGTCAACCTGGAATTCCTGCCCCGCCGTGAACAGGGCATTGTCTTTGTGCTGAATGGCGTGCAGATTCCTGCCAGGTACGATCAGGTTGCCGATACCCGCCTTTCAACCCTGATCGCCAGGGATGGCGCTGCGGTTTCCACCATTGAACACCTGATGGCGGCCTTCTACTACGCCGGTGTCACCAACTGCCTGGTCTATATTGATGGTCCCGAGGTGCCGATTCTGGACGGCTCTGCCTGGGAGTTCTATCAGGGGATGTGGAAGGCCGGGGTCTATGAATTTCCCGAAGAACAGGTCTACCTGAAGGTGGTAAAGCCGGTGGAGGCAACCCACGGTGATGCCTGGGTGCGGATCAAGCCGCTGAATACCCTGGATATCACCATGACGATTGAGTTCCGGCAGCCGGTGGGGCTGCAGCGCCGCCGGGTCTCCGATGTTGAAAACGCCTTTTCAATCCTCAACTCCCGTACCTTCACCATGCAGGAGGAGATTGAGGCGATCAAGAAGATGGGCCTAGCCAAGGGCGGTTCACTGGATAATGCTGTGGTGGTGGGGGAGGATGATGTGCTGAACCCGCAAGGCCTTCGTTACCGCAAGGAGCTGGTCAATCACAAGATCCTGGATCTGATCGGCGACCTCTATACCAGCGGCTACCGCATCCTGGGCAAGGTTGAAGCCCACAAGACCGGCCACCACCTGAACAATCTGCTTTTGAAGCAGCTCTTCTCCGATCCAGCCAATTATCAGATCTACTGA
- a CDS encoding DEAD/DEAH box helicase: MPFQQFSFHPKVVAGINALGYTTPTPIQAQAIPKIMAGHDLMGLAQTGTGKTAAFALPILHRLMQGPRKQVRALVIAPTRELAEQINDAMLELGQQTRLKSITVYGGVNVNPQIEKLKNGVEIVVACPGRLLDHINQGTIDLTNLELLVLDEADQMFDMGFLPDIRRILKHLPAQRQTMLFSATMPAEIRGLAREILRDPATVQVDNVAPAATVSHALYPVAQHLKTPLLMQLLKHTDTDSVLIFTRTKHRAKRVGEQLEKAGYTAASLQGNLSQNRRQAAMDGFRNGTYQILVATDIAARGIDVSQVSHVINYDIPDTSEAYIHRIGRTGRAARNGDAFTMVTDEDTLMVKAIERTLGAAIERRTVEGFDYSVPAPRKDDEFARPPRPPRNQPKAKKPQPKPAAGQGAAHAAAGSKPSGSKPAPAGGARHPQRTQRPR, encoded by the coding sequence ATGCCGTTTCAACAGTTTAGTTTTCACCCCAAAGTCGTAGCAGGAATCAATGCCCTTGGCTACACCACCCCCACACCGATCCAGGCCCAGGCCATACCGAAGATCATGGCCGGCCATGACCTGATGGGACTGGCCCAGACCGGCACCGGCAAGACCGCTGCCTTTGCCCTGCCGATCCTGCACCGTCTGATGCAGGGGCCGCGCAAACAGGTGCGCGCCCTGGTGATTGCCCCGACCCGCGAGCTGGCTGAGCAGATCAATGATGCCATGCTGGAGCTGGGGCAGCAGACCCGTCTGAAAAGCATCACCGTCTACGGTGGCGTCAACGTCAATCCGCAGATTGAGAAGCTCAAAAACGGGGTAGAGATCGTCGTGGCCTGCCCCGGCCGCCTGCTGGATCATATCAACCAGGGCACGATTGACCTGACTAACCTGGAACTGCTGGTGCTGGACGAGGCCGACCAGATGTTTGATATGGGGTTTCTGCCGGATATTCGCCGGATTCTGAAACACCTGCCTGCCCAGCGTCAGACCATGCTGTTTTCCGCCACCATGCCGGCCGAGATCCGCGGCCTGGCCCGCGAGATCCTGCGCGATCCGGCCACGGTGCAGGTGGATAACGTTGCTCCGGCCGCCACGGTCAGCCATGCGCTCTATCCGGTGGCCCAGCACCTGAAGACGCCGTTGCTGATGCAGTTGCTGAAGCATACCGATACTGATTCGGTGCTGATCTTTACCCGCACCAAGCACCGCGCCAAGCGGGTGGGGGAACAGCTGGAAAAGGCCGGCTACACTGCGGCCTCGCTGCAGGGCAACCTTTCCCAGAACCGGCGTCAGGCTGCCATGGACGGCTTCCGTAACGGTACCTATCAGATCCTGGTGGCAACCGACATTGCCGCCCGCGGTATTGATGTCTCGCAGGTCTCCCACGTGATCAACTATGATATCCCGGATACCAGTGAGGCCTATATCCACCGCATCGGCCGTACCGGCCGGGCCGCCAGAAACGGCGATGCCTTTACCATGGTCACCGATGAGGACACGCTCATGGTCAAGGCGATTGAGCGCACTCTGGGGGCTGCCATTGAACGTCGTACCGTGGAGGGGTTTGATTACAGCGTGCCTGCCCCGCGCAAGGATGACGAGTTTGCCCGTCCGCCACGTCCGCCACGGAACCAGCCCAAGGCCAAGAAGCCACAGCCGAAGCCGGCAGCAGGGCAGGGCGCCGCACACGCCGCTGCAGGGTCCAAGCCAAGTGGCAGCAAACCTGCGCCAGCCGGTGGGGCGCGACATCCGCAGCGGACGCAACGGCCGCGCTAA